The genomic interval TCAGCCCGTTGGTGTACTCACCAATGCTTACCAAACCCTTATCGTGATTCACTTTGGCGATCAGGATTGTATTCCGCTGAGATACAGCAGGGTACAGTCCTTCAAGAGATGACTTTAATGTATGTTTCACAACACATTGTTTATCAGTTATTAATCCCACTCTGCAGAAGAAATATGATGAAATGATTAGTGAATCATTGTAACTTCTGATTTGATGAGGTTCATATCCATGGCATGGTATATTTGCTTCTAAAATCCCCTCTGATGAAAACACATGGATCTTCTTGGCTTTTCTGTAGCTTACATAGATCCGATCATCACTGTCAACGGTAAGGTCAGCGATTTCACCTTCATCAACACCAATAGTATTGAATGCTAAATTCATCTTTTTGTACTCTGGTGTGTACAATGTGATGGTGTTTAAATCATCGAGTACAACACATCTACCATCAGAAAGGAATTCTAATCCACTAATGTTAATTACATCTTTGAGAACTGTCTTCTGGAGTTGACCATCGGCAGAGATGATATCCGTGCCGCCCGCCGAACTTCCCACTGCCATTCTCCCGTCTGGTGTACAAACCATTGTATTCATACTATTGTTTCTGGGCAAAACAATGTGAACTCCAGGAACATTAACAATCTTACCCAGTTCTAGCTTGTCATTTTCAACGTTCCTCTCAAAGCTGACACTTTTGACCTCTTTGCTTGATTTTCTCGGCTTCTCGTAGTCAGGATCTTCCTCATTGAGGACCTCTCTTAAGTCTTCACATAAAGTTTCGTGTACAGCCAAAGAATCGATATCAAATGGCACCTTTTTTCTATTCATGGCCATGCCAGCTATGGTGGTCAAGTCAATGATGTTCTCTAATACagattttttcattttgtccagATCTTTATCTACACATTTAGCCCTACCATTGACTTCATCAATTAGATTGTTTTTATTCTCTGTCAACTGCAAGACTAAGGCGTCATATGCTTCAGTGATTTTGTCTACACACTGCTTCTTAGCTTTCCTCACACGTACCTTCTCACCATCAATGAAATTAACATACTTCTGTAAGCAAGAACTCTTGTGGTCAACTTTAGACTCCAGGTCGTTCATACGCTCTACATGGCTGTGCTCGTAAGCATCTGGCCTGATGATCTGATGACGTCTTTCCCCCGCATGATCTGCAACAACGCACCTGAAGCATACAAATTTTCTACAGCTTGAACAGAAGCACTCCTCATCTTCCTTTGGGTGTTTCTTGCATTTTTTGAATTTACGCACTGATACCTTCCCTGATGAGATCTCATTCATGGCTATGacttcatgtcttttaaagtcTTTGCACTGAGTATGTTTGTTGTGACAAGAGGTACAGAGGTACTTGCCACAGTCTTGGCAGTAGACCTCAGCATGGGGATTATCATCGGATTTACAATTCGTGCAAAGCTGGTGTTGTTTCTTCATGTCCTCAATAAGATTCCTTAAAGCTAGATTTGTTGGTAGCTTGCTGGCATTTTGGTTTGGGACGTTGGTTTCAGCTCTGCAGACAGGGCACCGTATCCTCTGTTTATTTTCATGGTATTTCAAGAGCTTGTCTATGCAGGCTTTGCAGTAGGTGTGAGAACAAGACAGGATCTTTGGATCAGTGTAGGTAGAGAAACATATAGAACACTCCAGACTCTGAGCAATGGTATCTTCTAGGGCGTTAGCCATGGCAGAAActctacaaaatataaaagaaagggCATAAATAAAACCAATAAACTATATCGTGTGATATTTCGGTCATTTGTGGTGATAGTGTGGATTTTCTAAGAAAAGCAATGCTAGGGGTCCTTGTATCATGCCCCTGTCATGGTACTCTCACCATGGTGTGTATGTGCAGGTGGGGCGGGTGTGTGTGCAGTGGGTGTGTTGGACAGGGTGGGGTGTGGGTTTTGGGGTGTAATAGGGATGGGTAAGGGTTTATAgggatgtgtgtgtgtacgtgtgtgaaagagaaggagaggggTGTCCATGGGGTAAGGGTGTGTATTGTGCGTATATGTTTTATGCCTCCATTATGAGAAGTAATGGCCTAGTTATAAAACCAAAATATTGGAACGAGAGGCTGTACTTTATGATgagctggttttttttttagaataccGAGTAagcgaagcgagtgagcaaGACAATCAAAAATTTcttaaatgaattattgatttcATCATGAAATTGTTAGGTGATTTCgttttaattttcttctccTGTGTGAGAAAAAGGGGTACTGTGCACCAGTGCAGAAAAACACTTAGGTTCAACTCATGAATATCTCAAAATGATCTAATTTAATTGGAAGTGCATCCTGAAACTGCGAAAACAATCCACTATTATgttaaaaatactgaaaaaagtgatatttttcGTTAGGAAAGCTACGTCTTGTCTGTCAAAtttcaaatacttgttaagggagCCCCactgcgcctggtatccactcgtcaatggtttcaaaccgcctcgatcacaagaatccccgttaaattacgagaacttttataggctgaaaaatacccgttaattattcctgcattcacaccgccctgaaacataccctccaggataagttcctgaagttacgagcatgcgcagtatggtctgataagcaggcaaggcgcgagattcaaaatcactagcccagcagccacccacggcgctgcacccaacgacacgctgggctaaaagctcccgtaatttgctttcacatcgccaaaatacctacgaccttggaaaaatccccgcgaaagttctcgtaatttcgccaagtacctactatttagcgggtattttctttcggggaaattacgcgtagtttgctttcacattaccaaaatacctggtattttctgatcggggtaaatttcccgatcagagaatacctggaactgacgaacttcgaggcggtctgaaaccactaAGTGGTTCCCgcgggaatttgaatctaatcccccatttcggggaaagaaaaaataatgcccatcacaataggtggtttcaaacgcctcgatcacaagaatccccgttaaattacgagaacttttttaggctgaaaaatacccattaattattcctgcattcacaccgccctgaaacatacccttcgggataagttcctgaagttacgagcatgcgtagtatggtctgataagcagcaaggcgcgaaattcaaaatcactagcccagcagcaacccatgcacggcgccgcacccaacgacacgctgggctaaaagttcccgtaatttgctttcagaccgccaaaatacccacgaccttggaaaaatccccgcgaaagttctcgtaatttcgccaagtacctactatttatcgggtattttctttcggggatattacgcgtagtttgctttcacaccgccaaaatacctggtattttctgatcggggtaaatttcccgatcagagaatacctggaactggcgaacttcgaggcggtctgaaaccacctattgtgtGCTAGATTActtatcgtttgtgtaggagagagcaaaagaaaaaaaacccgcaAATTCGGATGATTTTCAGACGGATAGGCCTATATTgcacatatcaacgcatgcgaaatggtttcggctggagaggtggtCTGACCCATTATTGCCATACAGTGATCCACCAATCATTGCCAATAATCAACATtagatgcaatatcgattcgatggactgtaatgatctatatctaagccttaattcagtaagtttttcctcacccAATATGactgtactcgatttgtttgaaaatcaCTCATAATCTACCATGTATGCCTAGCGTTTCGCATATCTCCAGCCAGCTGTCAGAGTAGAAGCCCTCCGCAGGCTCAGGCGGGCATACGCTGATAACCAATCGTACATGCATGAAAGTGGGATTTAATCTCACATCTTGGAAAGGCATGCATGGTGTTgcatgaaagaattttgcacacgaaaagcagctCTATAGGGCCTTAACACAaattgtagaacagttttctacgtttgattctattgactataatgtacaatcaatcttaaaaatctagtgtatgattaatcgttaaccATTGAGTTACGGGACCCTAATGTCTCCGTCCTCGAGATTGCGAAAGTTCGCAATTGACGTCTGAGGCGGTATCGGACTAGCACCGTCGATCAATCacatcactatttttttcttttctcatgtTTAACAGTTGTTTGCTCAGAATATTTACTTCATGAACGATTACGACTGTTAATAAGCGCCATATCTAAATTAGCTTGATAAAAATCGCCATTTATTGTGTTATATTTATCAAATTAAACTTTATGATGATGGGGATCACAAGGGGGCGGATGcgtatttctatttttaacaGATTACGAGATGTAAGGGACTAATGTTATACCAGCTTGGTTTCCTATTAGTTCCTCCTTTATCACGTTCTTCCTTAATAATTGtgtattacttttttattttaattcatacaTATTATATGTATACTCCAACTCTTCCTCTAATCATTGAGTAGTTCCATACTCTAATGTTGATCTTATGCACTAGCCAAATGCGATGACGTGCTTTTTCAAAAAACTTACTCAGATTAGGACATATATTCCCTATGTTATTATGTTAATTGCTATAACTTGATAGAAAAataggagaaaaatcaaaatttatgatGAATAATATCACTACAAATGGGTGACTTGTCACTATTACTTGACTTAGTCCGAAACTAATCGCGAAGTTCCCAATTTTCGCTTTACCTTTTCTCAGTGATCTAATATTTCATATGTAGAGagcaaaaattgttttttttctcttttctgttTGTTCGGACTTTaaacatctttttttcttttatctcttGTTTCATACAGGGATCCATTACATCGTTCgcaaaaataaattatcaatattttgaattatctaAATGCAAGAGAGCATAGCTACCGAGCGCTGGAATATATTACGTTTTCGAGAGAGaatcttatttattatttatttgtagcTTTATTTATACAGGATAGCATTGTCAGTTTTATAACTGCTTTCCACAACGGCCCTGTCTGTTAGCACTTACCACTTTTCAAATATAATCAAGTGATCGGATATTGAATTTGAACTTAGAATTATGACGAATAtgttaccccccaaaaaaaaattataataataatgatgaaataaaataaataaataaataataacaataatagcaataataacaataataacaataataataataataataataatgataataaatgaataaaaatcaataaaataaaaaatcaaacattcaaaAGGGGGTAGGGGCACCATCTCCTTATAGTATGAGTATGAGAAATATGCTATTTACAtcataaataggcctatacatatgAGAGGGTACAGGAACCGAgcaagattttttgaatatGAAGAGAGAAATCGGCAATTTATAGAACATGCCAGCTCGGATAGAGTGGTCTGAgagcagtttttttttattatttgatataatttattttactcTTCTCCACGAATGTACATTGAACCAAAAATTCGCAATGCCGTGTAAAACTATGTAAGAAAATCGTATTGCGaacttaaatataaaaaagaaaatcgtaTTGCGTATTCGaatgacaaaatacaaaaagaagcaAATGGTTCTTTTATTCACTATTCACGTaagtcaaattaaaaaaaaaagcatacattcatactttaaaaaaaatcagatatttgaAAACGTGATAGAAAATAATCCATTAATCCGGGTTAACCCAATATCACCGACAGCAATAAATCCACTAAAGTCATCCCCGGGTGaaagtaaagaaataaacatgCAACAGAACAAGTTTTTATCAGAGTTATTGatcattttcaacatttaaAGACATCctaattttactcaatttagACCAATTCATTCATTGGActcatttaattcattttttggtGCACAAGCCAAAAGcggaagaaaatattttgtttttgagtGTCAGGGTGTATGTGTTTCATCTGATAGAGGAGGCTTTAgagcatcaaaataatttctgcATTACTAGAAACATAATTTTGGCATCTGTTCCACAATTGTAACATTTTTATATGCACTGTAGTGATCGAAAATTAATGTAAATGTTTGATAACTTAGGATTATCAATCTTTATGTATTTTGATAATGGTTTAACAACTtcgaatagaaaaaaaaaactttcgctCACTATATTCGTTTGTATTAAAATGCAGGGTGCTTTGAAAGCAAAGAAGTTCGATAAGTCATCAAGTGAGttgcaaaaataaagaagatatcCTATACTCGGTATATCTAATAAATTGACGTAGGCCTACAGATGAGGAACATGGGGCCGccaaaaaatcagatatttgaAAACGTGATAGAAAATAATCCATTAATCCGGGTTAACCCAATATCACCGACAGCAATAAATCCACTAAAGTCATCCCCGGGTGaaagtaaagaaataaacatgCAACAGAACAAGTTTTTATCAGAGTTATTGatcattttcaacatttaaAGACATCctaattttactcaatttagACCAATTCATTCATTGGActcatttaattcattttttggtGCACAAGCCAAAAGcggaagaaaatattttgtttttgagtGTCAGGGTGTATGTGTTTCATCTGATAGAGGAGGCTTTAgagcatcaaaataatttctgcATTACTAGAAACATAATTTTGGCATCTGTTCCACAATTGTAACATTTTTATATGCACTGTAGTGATCGAAAATTAATGTAAATGTTTGATAACTTAGGATTATCAATCTTTATGTATTTTGATAATGGTTTAACAACTtcgaatagaaaaaaaaaactttcgctCACTATATTCGTTTGTATTAAAATGCAGGGTGCTTTGAAAGCAAAGAAGTTCGATAAGTCATCAAGTGAGttgcaaaaataaagaagatatcCTATACTCGGTATATCTAATAAATTGACGTAGGCCTACAGATGAGGAACATGGggccgccaccccccccccccccccaccaccctcccaaaaaaaagaaataaaaacgcTTCACGACCAAAGGAAAtggagaaaatgaaaggaaaatgggTGAATTATGATATAttctttcttcaatttttgtaaaaatttttcaaaggtcaaaatAGACTAGCATTTTTCggtctaaatttaaaaaaaaattcagctgtCGCTTCGcgctctctttcatttttttaattgagatacatatatcatgtaatatTTCTTTGgggttttttaatggaaatactACCACGACTCATGGCCATTGACTTGCGTTATACGTTTGGATCAATATACACGTTTCCATTATTTGAATAAGACAGTGTTTGATACTGCAAATTCAGAAAATCCCTGTTCGTCGTTGTGCGTCTATTGTCCTTTTCGGTTCTATATGTTGTTTCTTTCTCACGTTGTGttcattcatgcgattttactccgatATTTTCATGTCAAAAAGCTTTATTATGTCCGTTTCAATGCAATTTTCCGATAAACGTTTCAATTAAAGCCATACCTCTGCTGTAGAACACTCATTGCGACCATGATAACATTATCAAATCTTTTCTTGacttacaccccccccccccacacacacacacacaccctctcacacacaccctcacacacacacacacaaccttGAAAAATCTTGGTTACGGGGCCTGGTCTACATTATGGTCCAAGACCCCACAATTTTAAGTCTTGAACTTGTTTCAGTGattatattaaagaaaatatataaataatcgatcgaattcaattttgaaaaaaaaagaaatttgtgaaCTGCTTACGTGATGTGGAGATAGAGATAACGTCAATCACTGGCTTCGATGGAATTCAAGGAATATTGAAATTCTCTCAGTCAAATAATTTCACGGAGGACCTCTAGTTCATGTCTTGTTCAATGCATACAGCTCGAACTTATAAATTGCAAGAATCGAGAAAAAAGTCATTGACATTTGGCAATCCCGAATTACTATTCCAACATTGTCTAATCATGAAGGTCCATGGTCGAATCCATAAAGTTCTAGATGATATTCAAGAATAGAAGTTCAAATCTCAACATCAAATAACCCCATGAGCCCATTAAACTAGCAAAAGATTATTTGTTCTCACTTTTATGTACAACTTCCGTTATCATTAGACGCTTTAAATCTGAAACTTCCATCTGTTTAATGTAGTTCCCATTTGTATTGTGTATAGGTGGTGTATATTGTGTATATTGTGGTTCGGTCCACTTTGGAACATTCcgagaaaaatcatgtttttttattcttacttattgcaatattcttttgagaaactaaattgtcatgatgtactaccctatcatgtgaacatgaaattgggtataaaagaaatccacctgtcttcaatttatttctatatattaaaaaaaaatatcattgtggacctaacccattttgcaagcaaactaAATATTTGACAAATTCATTAGTTTTCCTATATACAGTTATTTAATGTGGGTATCCCACTTTAATGTTGGATTGAGATACATGCTTAAATATTTAACAGTTAGATTGCTTAATGGTCTTAtaagatattttaataattttatatttgcacatttctacatcctgtgggagaaaTGATGAGATGGTGTTACAGTTTAAACTGTAAACTCTTGCTATAGTGTAACTCGCTCCCTAGCTTATTGAAAATGTGTCCAGTGTGTGCGCGCACTGCCTCTGTGTTGTTTGGTACCATTTGTTTGTACACCAACGCACCGGATGCACGCATAGGATCCACTGCATGCACACGTACACGATCGCCTATGATTtgctctaaatgaaaaatatgatgcAGTTTTTTACCAGGTTATTATATGTCTTAaatctcttttattttgtgatgagaaaaatgtaggtttttttttctagaacGGACTACAACTCCCCACCCCAAAAGAAAAACGTAAgtagttggaaaaaaaaacatacagagTGTTTGTGCGTGAATATTTTATTGAAGCGATATTCTCGCATAAACTCCCCCATTCACTGTGCGCTCGTACATTATATTTGCAATATAACACTTTTACGCGAACTTACCCGGCGAGTTACACTATAAGCACGATTCGCTTATAAGATCGTAACAGATGGCAATATCTTGGATCTCATCATATCTACATCCTGTGGAGAGATGATccgatgacaagatcttggatttcgtcatgtctacatcctgtggtggagatgatcagatgacaagatcttggatccatGATCGTCATCTCATAATCTCTTCTAAacgatgtagacatgacgagttACGAGATCATGACATCCGATCATCTCTTCCactggatgtagacatgacgagatccaaatgtcatctcatcatctctcccacaggatgtagatatgatgagatccaagatcttgtcatctgatcatctctcccacatgatgtagacatgacgagatccaagatattgtcatctcatcatcttttTCAAGGATtatagacatgacgagatgattatcTGAAGtctgggtggcacttttaagcttccataatTGATCGGAGTGATTGTATTGCGATGAAATTTCAAACTTAATTAGACAGTTATGGGATAACCAAAAAGTTAAGCCTTATGCGAGAAATCCGGGATTGCCTTTCTTATGTTTATCATATGCTGTGTTTTATATaatagaaattaaatatttttcattattctgTCTAACGACATTAGTAGACTTTTGAAAAATCTGAGATGCAGGGCAAGGTCTCACTTGTCACTAATTTCTGTATTAATTATGCTATAAACAATGAAGCACAATGAAATATCACACCCCAAAAATATTTGTTAGTGCTTcaagaaagtgaaatatataaagtgAAGGAAATACCATTTATCCCATACACAGGCATGGGTTACATTAATCTCTTAAAGAaatttgtaatgatttttttcagatatcagcacatatttgattttttcccctttcctgtGTGTTTTTATCCACatatataaaatcatgaataaaagtTCAATACTTTTAAtatgacctttgtcatgttaGCCTATGccttaaaaaatcataaagtgATTAATACTTTTATCCAGAAATGATTAACCATAACCAGTGGAGTACCATGGGTCATTGCaagggggcaccagcaaaagaATTTGGGCACGCGAAGCGCTTAATAACCatgtatactgacctaatagtgacattttaaggactgtgacATTAagcggatatgtatctcactaatcaaataacgcgagcgcgaagcgcgagccgaaaattctGAAATTCAGTCCAGAaacattctaaggcttgtttgaaGGAATTCATTAagatcatacgtatttcactaaccaaatgatgcgatcgcgaagtgcaacctcaattttttttatgttcagACCAAAAAGAGGCATTTGAAGGACTGtttttaagaattcatgaagagcagatacATATCACCAATTCACTAGTGCGAACGTAAGtacggactggaaatgttttatattcagaccttaaaaggaGGCAATCAATTTAAGAAGGCCTACCCATTAGAAGAAACATATGTCActccataaaataataaaaactcgAATTGCGAAGAAATATAATGGGTATATGGacctgaaaacgggatgttttaacTATCATTTAATCCCcttgaacatattttttttatctcattaaacatACAATTCGAGCATCAGGAGTAATGAACATAGGCGCTAAGCAAATTATTTGTCATAAAGTAAtgacaaaatatttcttttgtaatatatataatatacgaTAACATGATATAATACGAAGTCATATATTctcccccactacgtttctctttcttcctccctctttttctccttccccctttttttgccagccgattagGGGGgcgcacgtgccccccccctcccgtagTTACGCTACTGACCATAACATGATCAGTATGCATATTATAATCatgcaataggcctatttgCTCCTTGCAAATTAGAATTTGCTATTTTAACGTTTGAGAGATTGTAATCACACATGACCTTATCACATTTGATCCCGGAACATGCGGAACAGTTTGCAAACCGCctgcaacttttttttcatggtgttgcacgatcgatcgcTAGATGCCTTAAGTGTCACCGCACGACTGGTCCACGATCAATATATGGCTAATATAGGATGGGGGAAATGTAAagaaaacaagacaaaatacaatacaaaattattGTCGCTCCTCTTCATAATATTTCCTCACAGTGTGATGACGTTGCTGAATCTTCGGCTTCAACAACAAcgtttaaacatgttaaaggggctttcacaattgctcacgcgatcgtttgcgatcatttggttacaatatatgttgcacacaatTGCAACGGTTGTAGGCAGTCGCACCACCAGTGTGAAAGGGCTTAAAATAAAGCATGACAGCTCTTattcagcggcgtaacaggggtcggtggccaggggggcaagagcaaaaattttcccggtcatatcatggtatgaacaggcgtaatggtgtaatgaggcgacgaaTTTTAGAGGGCCTGATATTGCGtgtcgggcagaatttatcttttaaaaaaaagttgtgagcgagcaaaaattttgacatttttaatacaaaaatcaaatttgtgatagattttgacatcatttccagagaataatatatttcattcttctctctttccattccttttttgttgtgGTCTGTACCCCCACTGtaaacaggattctttgcggcagtagcgtgaagagtacaAAAAACAAGGTGcacagtatggcgcatgtgctaaaaagctgcttaatataagtcccgagggagcgaagcgaccgagaaaaaaatcaacttttcatgagaatctaactttgagatattttttgacattatattcagtaaataaaatc from Lytechinus pictus isolate F3 Inbred chromosome 2, Lp3.0, whole genome shotgun sequence carries:
- the LOC135153067 gene encoding uncharacterized protein LOC135153067 isoform X1, coding for MANALEDTIAQSLECSICFSTYTDPKILSCSHTYCKACIDKLLKYHENKQRIRCPVCRAETNVPNQNASKLPTNLALRNLIEDMKKQHQLCTNCKSDDNPHAEVYCQDCGKYLCTSCHNKHTQCKDFKRHEVIAMNEISSGKVSVRKFKKCKKHPKEDEECFCSSCRKFVCFRCVVADHAGERRHQIIRPDAYEHSHVERMNDLESKVDHKSSCLQKYVNFIDGEKVRVRKAKKQCVDKITEAYDALVLQLTENKNNLIDEVNGRAKCVDKDLDKMKKSVLENIIDLTTIAGMAMNRKKVPFDIDSLAVHETLCEDLREVLNEEDPDYEKPRKSSKEVKSVSFERNVENDKLELGKIVNVPGVHIVLPRNNSMNTMVCTPDGRMAVGSSAGGTDIISADGQLQKTVLKDVINISGLEFLSDGRCVVLDDLNTITLYTPEYKKMNLAFNTIGVDEGEIADLTVDSDDRIYVSYRKAKKIHVFSSEGILEANIPCHGYEPHQIRSYNDSLIISSYFFCRVGLITDKQCVVKHTLKSSLEGLYPAVSQRNTILIAKVNHDKGLVSIGEYTNGLKRIENLVDNCNIEKPERDWYCLQQYLSGEIAFCTPDKLYIFY